tcgaaatacGAAAAGAAGCGATAATGTAAAAGAGTGTACCAAATAAATGACCACCAGATATGTGGCTCAGAGTCACGAATATCgcaactgcgcatgcgcagtacccTTACttataaagaatattaaaaccAATCGACAGCAACATGCGCAGAATAAGTGAAAACTCGTGTTCCGGCACATCTCTCAGAAcagcatatgtatatgttgtaTTGTTGCTagtgattattatttttatatagtaTCAATACTGTATTTACGAAAAAGATTTCGTTGCTACTACATTGTAAAGGGACTTTTTCTGTTATATACTGAAAAACGAAGAATATATCTTTGTTACTGTGTTTTCGTGTAAAAGTTTTAACAGTATATTATACAGGATAAGTTATAACGAATGAATGTTTCGTGTATGGAATGATACTATTAGTGCATCATTTGGTAAGGTTACGTCGCCACAAATGACAGTAGTGTTTAATCAAATACAAATTCGAATTGGAAGTCATGTAAATGTTCAGAAAACCTGGGATCGTagtattttgtcaatttttactgccacaatatagaatataaatatCTTGTAACAATTTATGAATGAGGATAAAGCAAGATATTTTGCGGTGGGTCTTTACTGGGGTTATCCTGACCCAAGTAGACCGAAAATCCGCCTTAATAATaaggtaaaaaatatatttaattcatttatttttatgtattggaTATTCCCTTTATATTGAAGCCAAATAttgcattttcaaatacttgtttataatattattttattactattttttatttctaatatttgttaaaaatatctttgtttgagttataaatacttaaatacttttatcaataattattcGTAGCAAAGCTACTAATTgaatatacataaaatttaagATGTTTATAAGTTAACACAagctattttttattcaaatttattacttACAGCTTTTAACACTTGGAcaataatgtatttttaatttgaatttcacCAGGTTTTGCCATAAAATTATAtagtaataaaatgtaataacagcttatgtaaaaaacatttttgagacaagtataatatattaaagtttaattgcaaatttaaaaaataaagtgaTACCtgatgatatttttaaatatatagtgTATTTAATGACACTTAGACGATGTATTTTTATAGAGTTTTAAAGAATATACTATTTGCATATTAAAAACAGAATAAATTTATGATATCTATGTATTTAGTTACATTGTATCGTTCTTATTGTTTAGCTTTTGATCAAGACTGCCAATGTAAGACTGAACTTCTGATGCATGGAATAATTgtctttaataataaatatagacaGCATCAATGGGAAACTGTTTTTCGTGCTTTAAGGTGCCTATTCCACCAGTCACCACTAATCAGTCCACATCACCAGATTATAAAGacggtaataattataattatttatctaaTTCATTATAACcttcattatcatttttttttttaaactcttTTCATTTATAAGTTTGTGTATGTATtgttatgtataaataaatgttcaCAACAATGAGAAACAAattgtttttgttatttttcacattttagtTGTACTTtatcttttcatattttatgcaAAACTAATTATggaatcatatttaatatttatttgcttTTTATAATAGTCAATatctcttataattattgtagAAACAATGGAACTTAGAGGTTTGTGTTCAAATACTTGTCAACAAACTGGGCCTTTAGTGCCTGAAACACATATAAATGGCAACCGAaaatcattagccacattatcaGCATTCAACAATGTAGGATCTgataattgtggatctatgcctaatgtacaaaataatttacgtTCATCTCGAGGATTTTATGCACGATTACCACCATTGGGTAGATCTGGAACATCATCTGGTTTTAATGTAACTGTTGAATCAAAACAACAAAGGGAGCcatcagaaaataaattaaatatattatttgatcAATACAAGgtgaaaaatgaatttattttttattatatttacttatAAATCATACATTTAGTATTAAACTtacaatgttattttatttaaacagtataatttatatttagagatatttatttcttaatgtagatttttgtttttttatttataggaTTCACACGAAGATGTAATTTTAGCTGATGGTATAGAGAGATTTTGTAATGATTTACAACTATCACCAGATGAATTCAAAGTACTTGTTCTTGCTTGGAAATTAAATGCTGAACAGATGTGCCAATTTACACGTCAAGAATTTGTGACGGGGTTGAAAGCAATGAAAGTAGATAGTATACATGCTATACAAATGAAATTACCAGAAATTGTTCAAGAGTTAACTGTTAACAGTGATTTATTCAAAGATCTCTATCGATTTACATTCCAGTTTGGTTTAGATGTTAATTCTGGTCAAAGAATATTACCAGCCGATATGGCAATTGTTTTATGGAAGTTAGTTTTTACCATACGTGAACCACCTCTTTTGTCAAGATGGCTTAAATTTCTTGAGTGCCATCATGTTAGAGGCATACCTAGAGATACATGgaatatgtttttaaattttgctgaAAGCATTGGTGATGATCTCGGCGCTTACGATGATGCAGAAGCATGGCCAAGCTTATTTGATGATTTTGTAGAGTATGAAAATGACCAAATGAACCAAAACATCAGTAAAGATGATATCATGAAGGATGCTTCTATGAATAAGATTTAATTCGACAAAGGTTTTCATTATAGCAAGGTATTATTACCTTATATTTAATCTTCgaacagaaatatttaaatttgtcatAATGAAACCATAAGAATATTCTTCCTCTTCGTTTCTttgttttcttccttttttatttttacattgtacAATGTCAAGTCGAGGAGGgttgttaaataattgaaacaaaaatactGTCCAAAGGA
Above is a genomic segment from Megachile rotundata isolate GNS110a chromosome 15, iyMegRotu1, whole genome shotgun sequence containing:
- the SCCRO3 gene encoding defective in cullin neddylation 1 domain containing SCCRO3 yields the protein MGNCFSCFKVPIPPVTTNQSTSPDYKDETMELRGLCSNTCQQTGPLVPETHINGNRKSLATLSAFNNVGSDNCGSMPNVQNNLRSSRGFYARLPPLGRSGTSSGFNVTVESKQQREPSENKLNILFDQYKDSHEDVILADGIERFCNDLQLSPDEFKVLVLAWKLNAEQMCQFTRQEFVTGLKAMKVDSIHAIQMKLPEIVQELTVNSDLFKDLYRFTFQFGLDVNSGQRILPADMAIVLWKLVFTIREPPLLSRWLKFLECHHVRGIPRDTWNMFLNFAESIGDDLGAYDDAEAWPSLFDDFVEYENDQMNQNISKDDIMKDASMNKI